In Parageobacillus sp. KH3-4, the genomic window TTTCCGCTTGCGGAAACACTTTGTTGACAAGCCCGATCTCCAACGCTTCCTGCGGCGTAATCGTTTCCCCGGTAATGTTCATATCCAGCGCTCTCGAATAGCCGATTAGACGGGCCAAACGCTGCGTCCCTCCCGTCCCTGCCAGCACGCCAAGGGATACTTCCGGCAAGCCGATTTTTCCCGCTTCATCCCCCATGAACCGAAGGTCGCAAGCCAATGCCATTTCTAATCCGCCTCCCACGGTATGCCCTTCTAAACAAGCAATATACACTTGCGGAGAGCGGGCGATTTTATCCAATGTTTCATTGCAGAACAAACAAAACTGCGTTTTAAAGCGCGGATCTGCCGTTTTTAAAAAGTTGATGTCCGCCCCCGCGGAGAAAAACTTCGGAACATCGCTCATGAGCACCACGACTTTAATGTCCGGATCAAAGCGAATGTCATCAATCACCGCGTTGAATTCTTGATAAAATTCAAGGCTGTAAGCGTTCGTTTTATTGATGTGAAGATGGATCTCGGCAATCCCGTTCTCTTTTACCACCGTTAAGTTTTTCTTTTTTGCAATTGTTTCAACTGACATAAACATTCTCCTTTCAAATTTTTAATTCATTGGAATAATCATGTTTGCGCTTTTCTTGAAATGCAGCCAATCCTTCCAATCGGTCCGGATGGTGAATCGTTTTTTTATAACACTCCCATTCAACTTGAAGTCCTTTTTCGATTTGTGTTTGCTCAAAAAACTACCAACAGCTCGTTTTGCTAGCCGAACGGAATGCAATAAATTTTCCGCAATAAGCCCGCTATTTTAAGCGCTTTCAATTATGCATGACCACTTTCACAAATTTCTTCCACTAGTCCGATTTCATATGCTTTTTTCCATTTAACTTTTCTGCCGTAAAGATCAATTGTTTCGCCTTTCCGGCGCCAACTAATTGAGACAACCTCTGGGTGCCGCCAGCCCCCGGCACAATTCCCCATGACACTTCCGTCAGACCAATGATCGCATCTTCTTCCATTACCCGGAAATTGCAGGCAAGTGCCAGCTCGCCCCCCTCCTAAAGCCGTCACTTTAATCGCTGCAATGGTCGGCACCGGCATTGAAGCAATTTCTGCAAATGTTTTGCTCCAAAATATTGACGTATTCTATAACCTCATCTTTGCTCATCGTCTACCTTTCCTTTAAATCCTCACCTCCCGTCAAGATGACCGCACTGAGACAAGTATCATCTTTTAATTTGTTTATTGTATCAGCCAAATTTTGCACTAAAAATTGCTTAGTGCATTGGCACGTTTCGGATTATTTAAACGAACCATTTCAATGGTGTGCCGAGCTTCAAATATTGCCTCTGATTCAGGCACAGTAATCACTCACTTCGTATGAACAAGATGTTCGTTATTTAATTCCTTCCATTGTTCTTTAAATTTCTCCGTTAACTTCACGTCTTTCGGCAAGTATCCTTCCATTTGCAATTCTTGTTTTTTTTCAATTTCTGCAAGCCATGCATATGCTTCATCAACAACCCCGTTCAATGATTCTCTAAATCTGTGAGGAACGATCCCTTGATCATGGAGAAGCTGTTTAGCCCAATTTTTTGCGTATATAATATGATCTTTCTGTTCTCGAATAAGCTTTTGAACTCTTGAGGCGGCTTTGGAGTGGTTGGATTCAAGCGCGGATTGCAATACGATATGAATCGCGGTATTGACAGTGTATAATGCGGCGATGAGCGAAATCCAGTTGTGAACGTTTACAACTCCTCTAAATGCTTTTCCTGTTTGCCTGAGAATATCAGCTTTTTTTCCTTTCACTCCTCTTAAGTCAAAGCACCAATTGTACAATAGCCTTGCATGGCCTAATTCTCCTTGTGCCATGGCAACAGCAGCCAATGTTGCTTCCAAATTCGGTCCACTCACACCGATTTCCACCAAACGGTCGCCAAGTACATATTTGTTATCAGCAATGGTTTCCAGTAACTCGATAAAGGAATGCACACCTAACTTCATTTTGCTCATAATAATCTATCTCCTTTTTCGGCAAATAACCATTCTGGTTTTCTTACCCACACTAACTGTTCTCTGTCGACGACAACCATCTCCGACCAATCTTCTTCATCGTAAGTAAAAGAGGCATATATTTTCGCCAGTTCTTTATTTTCCGCTTCTACGGTGCCGATGTACATTAAATGATCTCCCCTCTTGGCGCGGGCAAAAACATCAAAGATAGACCTTTGTTCTTTTTCGATGATCATCTTGCGCTTACCCCCCAATATCTCAATTTTTCCCGTCCTTCAGGGCTTAATCGGTCAACCGTCCAAGGAGGATCCCAAACAACACGGATGTTGACAGTTTTTATTTCCTCTTCTTCTAGCAGCCTTTTTTTGATATCGCTTTCAATCCATTCCATACAGGCGCAGGAAACAGCAGTATATGTCATCGTAATGTCGATTTCGCCGCCGTTCTTTTTAATATCATAAATCAAGCCCATATCCACGATGCTAATTGGAAATTCAGGATCCATCACTTCCTTGAGCGCTTCCCAATATTTCTGCATGTCCGTGCTTACCTTTTCCATCACACCACCTCTTTTCTTAACTGTTCTAATTCTTTTACTCCTCTTTGCACTCTTTCAACAAATTGTTTATTTTTTGGTCCCCGCTGTTTGAAGCGTTTAATCACATTTTCCCATGTATCGGGCTGATCAAATAGCCATTTTTTGTTTACAGGGTCAAATTTGCAAGGAAACGGTACATCAAGTACATATTTTTGCTGCTGTTCATCATAATGGGCCGGTACTTTCACGCCGATCGATTCACAGAAAGGCACAGCCGTCGACAGCCATTTTTGGCGAAGTTCATCATTCGTTCTTCCTTTCAAGCGATATTCAAGCTGCGTCGAGCGGCTTTTCAAACGATCCTCAACCCCAAAGAACTCCAGCGCCATTAAAAACATCCAGTCGACAGCTTTTTGCACTTCCTCACGCAATTTGGGATCTTGCATCGCTGTTCTCATGATGATTTCACCATTTCGCAGATGGAACAATTCTTCTTTATCCACTTTTACTAACGCCCGTTTCCACGGACCATATGAAGTATGTTCAAAAGCGTCTCCAAGCAGCGTATACCCAGCCCGGTCGAAGAAGGCATTGAACACGCCAAATTCAATCCAATTGGAAAGTTCAAAGTCAAAAGCATACGGATTTTTCCAACGGTGCGGCTCTCTATTATACAGCAAATCGTCCACATCTTCGCCTAAATCTTTTAACAAACGATAAGCGATATGGGCATGGCCAATTTCGTCCTGCATAATCGCTAATGCAGTAATTTTGCTGTTCAATGTAGGGGCTTGATCATAAACCGTTAGTAAAGGAGGGATGCTTAACAATTCTGTATCTCCAACAATGATTAACGTTTGTTTTAGTGCGTTCAAATATTCCTCATTCATGTCTTCCAGCCCTTCAACGATAAACCCGTTTTGAATCTTTTCTTTTAAAAGAGCTGTCTTATCCATTTTTTCACCTCTCTATATTATGTTTTTTTATTTATCGTCTATTTAACATAATATTAATCCATTCGAAATAATTTTGTCAACGAAAAATAAGAAAATTTATTTTTATCATTATTTTCTAAAAATTGCCTAGAAATATAAAGAACTTCAAATGATTCACTAAAGTTAAAAAATATCAGCAGCATCTTCAATAATATTACACTTATAAAACGGTCGTATAATTTACATACAATAAATAAGTATAGAAATTATCGCTACACTCCCGAAAAAATCTAACGATATGTATGTGAATTTTTGACGCTTGACTTATGCGTTTTGTACACCGCATTAATTCGCAAGAATCCCTAGATCACTGGTTATGTACGCAATATTATGCATAAGTCCGTCCACCTTGGAAAGAGCCAACAGTAGCACAAGTTTGCTGAAAGCAAAAGCCAATGAAAAGAGCACAAAGCTTAAGCTATGCGCCCTTTTCATTGGCTTGTTGATAAAATACAATTCCGTTTCGTTCCATTTTGATTAATTGACCGATAGACACAAGATATTCCAAATGAGCCAATGTTTCAGCAATGGCAAACCGCCATTGATGGGGAGACAGCTCTTTATGCCGAAACACTTTACTGGCAATTTCATAAGCAGTTTGACCGTCTTTTGCAAGCGAAAACATTTGATTCAGCCTTTTTTCATGGTGTCGGCGAATTTCTGAAATTCTTTTTTGAAGTTGATGAATAACTGCTCCATGAGCTGGAAGGGCCAATTGGATGTCCAACTCATCTATTTTGCTTAATGATGAAAAATAATTTTTAAGGGGATTAGGGCTGCATCCCGGCCATAAACTAATGTTTGGCGTAATTTTATCTAGCACATGATCGGCAGCAAGAAGCAATTGCTGTTCTGGCTGATAAAAATTTACAAGTCCGTCACTATGCCCTGGTACCGGAATAACTCTCCAGGATTTCCCGCCCAACGTTACCTCTTTTTCCTCTAAAACAGTAAGAGAAGGAAGGGGCGTTACATGTTTGGATAGTTTCTTCATATTTTCTTCAATTTGAATAGCTAGGATGTCTGGGACGCCATTTTGTCTGCAAACAGCACCGACCAGGCTAGCCTGCCGGCTGTTTTGTCCCCAAACACGCTCAACCATTAAATAGTCTTCTTTGCTGATAAATGTTCTTGCTCCCGTTAATTCCTGCATCCATCCAGCCAAACCAAAATGATCGGGATGAAAATGCGTTAAATAGATAGAACGGACATGTTTCGGATTCACGCTTAATTGTTTAAACACTTGTTTCCACGCATCTACCGCATCAGGATAATGAAACCCCACATCCACTAAATTCCACCCATCCACTTCTTGAAACAAATAACAATAAACATATTTCATTGGAAATGGCACCGGGATGGGAATACGAAATAGATTTTCTTCAATTTGCTCAATATTTAACATAAAAATCCACCTACTTAGTTTAAATAATGTCCATAAAAGGATTTATCGCCTTGTCCCGATTAGCAATGAATTCACAATCGGGCGCTTTTTCAAATAATGTCTCAAAATATCTTATGGCAGGCACGGATAAAAGCTGGTGAACATTGAAAAAGAGTTCTCTTGCTCTTGTTCCGCTCCAATCAGGTGGCAAAAGATCGTTTGGAAAACTTGGATCAATAAAGAAAAATTTACGATATTCATGAACAAGCTTCGTTCTTTCAATAAAACATTCCTTGTCAGTCAATTCGTTGTTCCACGCGCGCTCTTTGAAATCATCAAATTTTTTTTGATATTTTTCTATGAAAATATCATATTCTTTCGCAATTTCATCGAAATTCCAGCCTCTTTGAATCAATTCTTGATTATCATGGGAAACAATTGAGCTTGAAGTAAAAAGAATGACATATGGTTCCAAGTGATAGTCTTTAATGAATTCCATCACTTGTTGTTCCACAGGATTCGGGCTTGCCCATGTACCATGGGAAATCAAACCAAATCCCATTAAGCTTAACTCCTTTCGAATCTGGCTGCGAAGCTCCCTTTTTTCTTCGGGGACCGAGTATGTTAAAATTCGCCAGTAGCCGTCCCATTTGTAGTTTCTCATCGAATAGACGCGGGTAAATCCGTCCATCATCGTTCTCTTCCCTTTGCTTGTCAGAGAATAATAACTGTTATGGCCAATTTTTCTAACTTTGAAAAAATCTTGCTGCACCATTCTTAAAGCGGCTCCCCGAATGGAAGATTCGGAAATGCCAAAATGGGACATCATATTAATTAAACTTCCGATCCACACCTCGTTGCCGTAATGTTGAATATACTCACCGAATAAGGTAAACATTAAAGCCCTTGGCTTCATAGCTACTCACACCCGTCTTTTCTTGAATTTTCCCTCTTTTTTTACTATTTTTATTATGCTTGATGAAATTTCGTTTTTACAAGTTGTTTCTTATAAAAACTTGCCGACTGGCCAATTTTTTGCTGACGCTGTTTTATTTACCTTAAAAGCTGAAATTATTGTCATTCTACGAAAAAACATATCGGTCAAAGCGACCGATATGTTTTCACATTGATTAGATTCCTTGCCAATTTGGTTTTCGTTTTTCCAAAAATGCACTCAATCCTTCTTTCGCATCTTCCGAACGGAACAATAAGTTTTGCAGTTCCCCCTCATAGCGGATCGCCACGTTTAACGGCATGTCTTTTCCGTTCATTATCGCAAGTTTGATGTTCGATACCGCATACGTCGCGCTGTTGGCGATCTTTCTCGCATACTCCAACGTTTTTTCTCTCGTTTCCGCTTGCGGAAACACTTTGTTGACAAGCCCGATCTCCAACGCTTCCTGCGGCGTAATCGTTTCCCCGGTAATGTTCATATCCAGCGCTCTCGAATAGCCGATTAGACGGGCCAAACGCTGCGTCCCTCCCGTCCCTGCCAGCACGCCAAGGGATACTTCCGGCAAGCCGATTTTTCCCGCTTCATCCCCCATGAACCGAAGGTCGCAAGCCAATGCCATTTCTAATCCGCCTCCCACGGTATGCCCTTCTAAACAAGCAATATACACTTGCGGAGAGCGGGCGATTTTATCCAATGTTTCATTGCAGAACAAACAAAACTGCGTTTTAAAGTGCGGATCTGCCGCTTTTAAAAAGTTGATGTCCGCCCCCACGGAGAAAAACTTCGGAACATCGCTCATGAGCACCACGACTTTAATGTCCGGATCAAAGCGAATGTCATCAATCACCGCGTTGAATTCTTGATAAAATTCAAGGCTGTAAGCGTTCGTTTTATTGATGTGAAGATGGATCTCGGCAATCCCGTTCTCTTTTATCACCGTTAAGTTTTTCTTTTCCACTGCCACCGCTTCTGGCATAAAAATTCCTTCTTAAATTTTATGTTTTAAAAACTTTCGTCTACTAAATATAATATAATTAATTTTCTGATATTTTACAATATTTTAGACGATATTTAAAAAAACATAATATTAAATTCCCAATAAATTTAACGGTTTGTTTCCAATATAGGACGAATGAACGCCTGATACAGCGGAAGTGACAAAACGAGCCATCGGTCTGAATCCTAATTGTTCCGCTTTTGTTCTTTCCATGATTAAAATCGCCGATGCCCCATCATTAATTCCCGACGAATTCCCTACCGTAACAGTCCCTCCTTCCACAAAATCAGGCTTCCACAAAAGAAGGATCGATTAGATTTCTAATAAGCAACGGTTCCTACAAATGTTTTAATTTTCATAACGGAAATGCCCTTCACCAACCTTTCTCCCCACCTTCCCCGATTGCATCATGCGCTGCTGCAAATAGTGAGGACGAAACCGCCCTCCTCAAAGAACCCTTGATAGACCGATGCGGTTGTTGAAAAGTTAACGTCAATCCCAATCAAATCTTGTAGTTCAAAGGGTCCCATCTTAAAATTTCCAGCTTTTTCATAATCCGATCCATTTGTTCGATCGTCGCTAAACGTTCGCCGGCGATTTTTAGCGCTTCGTTATAAAAGGGGCGGGCAATTCTGTTGGCGATAAATCCTGGCGTGTCTTCACACGCGACCGGTTCTTTTTGCAGCGATGCAGCAATTGATAGAGAACGTTTACGATTTTTTCGCTTGTCCTCATTCCTCGTACCACTTCGACAAGAGACATTAGCGGGACAGGATTAAAAAAGTGCAAACCAGCAATCTGCTCTGGCGTGTTGGTAACGCTTGCAATATCTGTTACGGAAAAAGAGGACGTGTTTGTGACGAGAATCGCGTTTCCAGAGCAAATTTCATCCAATTTTAAAAAAATCTTTTTTTAAGATTTAATTTTTCCGGCACCGCTTCCATCACGAGATCACATCGCTTCATTTCCGATAAGTTAGTTCTGTACACGTTTCGATCCGATCCATTGATGCTTTAAACTCTTTTTCTACTAATCTTTGCAGACGTTTAGTTGTTCTGTCTAATGGTCTAATGACTTTTGAACGATCGTATCATTTATATCATAAAGAAGGGCGTAAAATCCGTTTTGCGCACAAGTTTGGGCAATTCCCGAACCCATTGTTCACGAGCCGACAATCCCCACAGTTTTAATCGCCAGCATCCATTTACACCTCCTTGTTTTCCTCTTTTTCTTTTTGCCAGCGTATAAACTCGAAAACACTTTTACATTGATTGCAGTAATATTGAGAAACCAACTGGGCAGTACCAAAAATGGACAATTTCATCACATCTGTTGAATCACAAAACGAACAGTGTACGGCCTCCTGACTTGGCACGATGGACACCTCTTTTTTTTGTTATGTTTTTATTACTATCGTATATTTAACATAATATTAATAAAAAATTATTTATTCTGTCAACGATTTAAACAGAAAAATTAAAATATTCAGTTGATTTTGGTTGTTATAAATCATCTTTCATTAGATTGGAAAAATACTGGCCTGCAAACTGCTCCAATTGTTCCGTTTTAAAATAGGCCCCATCTTCGACAAGAATATAGCGTTGGTCTGCGAGTGCTTCTTCCACGGGGCCATCATGTCGAAGGCCAATCGTTTCGATCGCATCCATCGGTAGTTCCAGTTCTGAATACGCTACGTGAAGTTTCACACCCGAGCGTTTTCTGTGGCAAGCTTCCCAGGAAAACGCGTTTGTCTAACCGTCATCGTGGTGGAAGCCACGACGACGAAATACTTTGGAAATCTAAGGGATCGATGGGTTTGGCGATTGCATTTGGAAAAAAGACGTTTTATCACTTCATATAGAACGTTCTTGGCTTTATTGGCAACAGTCGAATGATCGATGGCAAGAACCCTATAAGAAGCGCCACATCCGCTCCATGTCGGAAGCTTTTCCATTCATTCGCCGCTGCTGACACAAAACCATTGCCACATATTACAATCACCGAAATTAAATACCTTCTTGCAACAGTGGCGCAATAAACTCCGGGGAGTTGGCAGTCGTTTCATCATTTATTCAATATTTTCTTTTTATTATGAAACAAATAGCCAACAGACTGTTTGACTGAAACTTGAACATCGTTTTGCGATGTCAAATACGTATACAACGCTCCCATAAATAAGGCGCCACCGACAATATTGCCCAATGTAACAGGAATAATATTATGCACCACTCCGGCTATGTTGATTGTCGCTGGATGCGGAACCGCTAATGCAATCGAAAAGAGGACGAAATTGGCAATGGAGTGTTCGTATCCAGAGGCAAAAAAGATAAAAACGATAAGAATCATCGAAAATATTTTTGCCATATCCTCTTTCATTTGCATTGGAATAAAAATCGCTAAACAAACAAGCCAGTTACAGAGAATCCCTTTAAAAAAAAGCTGCACCGTTGTTGCGTGCATTTTTTTCTCCGCCACCACAAATAATAAATGATCTTGTGAAATATGATCAAAAACGCCGGATTGCGAAATAAGAAAAGCAAAAAACACAGCGCCTAATAAGTTGCCGCTATAGCATGCAAGCCAATTTCGCAACATATCTTTGATTGTCGTTTCTTTTTGCAAGGTGCTGATTGTAAAATACATCGTATTGCCAGTAAACAGTTCTGCCTCACCGTACATAATTAATACTAAGGCGATTCCGAAAAAAATGCCGCTGACTAAATAAGTCGCAGGAGAATTCGCTTCACGAAAAAATTCCCCTACGCGAAAACAAAGAACAAGCGCAAATCCGATGTACACCCCTGCCAAAGCAGCCCGCATCATATATTGAATAAGAGATCGCTCTAGAATGGTACGCTTTTTTAAAGCTAACTCTTTACATTTTTGAACTGCTTCCATCTTTTCATCCCTTCTCTTTCATTCTATTTGTGATTCTTTTCACATTCTTTGCGATATATAACATACGTCTTTTTCATCTATTTTTCAACATATCAATGGAAAAGTTAAAACAAATGTCAACATTTTTATTTGTAATCGTTTACTAAAAAAATAACCGTTGCAATTTCAGAAATAGTTGTTCTAATATAATCAAACAACCGGTCAATAACACCGCTTGACTCATTTCTTTCATTTCCACCCTCGCTAAAAGAAACTGCTATTTATTCTTTTCGTTCATGCGGCAACAAAGCCCCATCGAATGGTTCCGATGGGGCATGGTTTCTTTCACTCACTCGATTTTCTATATTCAGTCTGCCTGGAAAAATTTTTTATATGGTTAAAACGCTCATTTCTCCTTTTCATGAAAAAACTTTACAGAGTGACTGAATTTCGTCCAAATCCGCTATGAATTGTTTTATTTCTTCCTGTGACAATTTCACAGGCATTTGATCGTAAAGAATGAGAATCTGCCCTTCCTCGTCATTTTGATGATTTTTCAAATAATCTGACAAATGCTGCAGCTGACGTGGCTCGAGTACAGATTCAATGAAAAATTGTTTTAACTTTTGAATGGTGAAGACGTTCATTTCCCTATCATATTCACCGGAAATAATGCTCCCTTCGATCCATGACATCCTTGCTTTATCCTCCCGTGTTTGTTTTCATTAGTATTTCCCAAAAAGCGATTTTTTTATCAACATCTCTGATCGGAAAAAGGAAGAAAAAAAATAGACGGCCATCTAGACCACCTTCACCAGATGAAAAACCAAAAAAGAGGGTGTCCAACAGTGATGGGACACCCTTTCCATGCTACAGTAGTAGAAACCTATTTCTGTGTGTTCAAACAACTTTTTCAATCAGCCTCTTTTTCGGTTGTTATGACGCAAGACAAATCATCCTGCCAAAAGCGATGTTTATATGACAAATAACAAATCCGGTTCGCTTAAATATTTTTTCAGTTCGTTTAACGCTTTTTGCGCCAAAACGCCGTCGATCAACCGATGGTCGTAGCTGAGCGATAAAGCCATCATCGCGGCGATTTCAATGGAATCATTGATGACAACAGGTTTTTTCTCCACTCTGCCGATGCCTAAAATACATGATTCTGGATGATTAATAATCGGCGTAAACCAGGAACCATCCGCTGATCCGATGTTCGATATCGTACATGTGGATCCCGTCATTTCATCCGCTTTGATGGAACCGTCTCTTGCTTTTTTCGCAAGTTCTTGAATTTCTTTGGCGATTTGAAATAACGATTTTTGATCCGCATGTTTAATCACCGGAACAACCAGACCGCGGTCAGTGTCGGCGGCAAAACCGACATGATATTCATCCTTTAAGATAATTTCCTCTCGTTCGTCATCCAACGAGGCATTTAACATCGGGTATTTTTTCAATACAGCTGTTAACGCTTTGACTACATATGCTAAATAGGTGAGCTTAATTCCCTTTTCATCCGCAAACAGTTTCACTCTTTGGCGGTGGGACACAAGCTTTGTTACATTTGCCTCATCAAAATGAGTTACATGCGGAATTACCGATTTCGAATGAACCATGGCGTTCGCAATCGCTTTTCGAATGCCGGTAAGCGGAATTCTTCGTTGGCTTTGCGGGATATCTCGTGTTGTTTCCTTGGCAGCTGCCGCTTCTTTTTTTGCTTCTGTTTGTGCTGATTTTCGTTTGGCGATGACAGCTTCGACATCGCTTTTTAATATTCTTCCGTTCGGCCCGGTCGGGGTCACTTCATCAAGGCCCACATTGTGTTCTCTTGCGAATTTGCGCACGGATGGCGCTGCTTTGACAAACCGGTTTGGCTGTTTTTCGTTTTCGCTTTGTTTTGCCGCGTTTCGGACGTCTTCTTCCGTGACTTTGCCATTAGGCCCAGTCGGAGTGACAAGGCGCCAATCCACACCAAGTTCTTTGGCTAATTTTTTTACACGCGGCGTCGCCTTTTTCTCACCCGGAATCTCCTGAGCCTGAACTGCTGTTTCCTCAGGAATCTCCTGTTCTGTTTTTTCCTGTTCCTCTGGGGAATCTGCCGTTTCAGCGGCTGTTTCAATAACAGCTAATACCTCCCCGACCGCGGCAGTTTCGCCTCTTTTTTTTCTGATTTCTTTGACAACGCCCGACTCCGGGGCTTCAATTTCCGAAACTGCTTTTTCTGTCTGCACTTCCACGAGCGTATCGCCTTTTTCCACTGCATCATCTTCTGAGACGTGCCAGAAGGTGATCAAACTTTCATCATGCGTATCGGATAGTCGGGGTAATTTCACTTCGATTAACATGGCTACCTCCTGTGTTGGAAATGGATTTTATTCGTTGACTAGTTTCATTGCTTCGTGAAAAATTTTGTCGGCATTTGGCAAGACAAATTGTTCAAGCGGACGGCTGTATGGAATTGGCACATCCGGAACAGCCAATCTTCTGACCGGCGCATCCAAATCATATAAACCTTCTTCAGCTGCAATCGCGGCGATTTCTGCCGTCATGCCGTATGATAAGTAATCTTCATCGACTACCAGCAAACGGTGCGTCTTTTTAATCGATTGAAGGATCGTTTCGCGGTCTAAAGGAACGAGTGAACGCAAATCGATGACTTCCGCTTGAATCCCGTGCTGTTCCAGCTTTTTCGCAGCTTCTAAAGCGTGATGGGTCGTCATTTGGATGCCCACAATTGTAATATCCGTTCCTTCTCTCACCACTTTCGCCTTGCCGATTGGCACGGTATATGCTTCTTCCGGAACATGTCCGACGGATGCATCCAGTTGGTCCATCCATCCTAATCCTTGTAATGTCTTATGAAACATAAAGACGACTGGATTGTCATCCCGGATGGCGGAAATCATCATTCCTTTTAAATCATACGGAGTGGATGGCGCTACCACTTTCATTCCCGGGAGATGGGCAAAAGTGGCGTATAATGTTTGCGAATGCTGGGCGGCATCGCTGTATCCCCCACCAACGGCAGTCATTAACACGATCGGCAGCTTAACTCGTCCGCCCGACATATATGGAATTTTTGCCATATGGTTATAAATTTGGTCCATACAGACGCCGAAGAAATCAACGAACATTAATTCGACAATCGGCCGCATTCCTTCTGCAGCGGCTCCAATAGCAGCTCCAATAAAAGCCGTTTCGGAAATCGGTGTATCGATCACCCTTTCAGGACCGAATTGTTGAAATAATCCTTCCGTCGCCCCGAATATGCCTCCGTATACACCAACATCCTCCCCCATGACAAACACGTTCGGATCTCTTTCCATTTCTAATCGAATCGCTTCGGCGATCGCTTTATTTCCCGTTAATAAGCGT contains:
- a CDS encoding PaaX family transcriptional regulator C-terminal domain-containing protein; translation: MKPRALMFTLFGEYIQHYGNEVWIGSLINMMSHFGISESSIRGAALRMVQQDFFKVRKIGHNSYYSLTSKGKRTMMDGFTRVYSMRNYKWDGYWRILTYSVPEEKRELRSQIRKELSLMGFGLISHGTWASPNPVEQQVMEFIKDYHLEPYVILFTSSSIVSHDNQELIQRGWNFDEIAKEYDIFIEKYQKKFDDFKERAWNNELTDKECFIERTKLVHEYRKFFFIDPSFPNDLLPPDWSGTRARELFFNVHQLLSVPAIRYFETLFEKAPDCEFIANRDKAINPFMDII
- a CDS encoding Phenylacetic acid catabolic protein, which produces MDKTALLKEKIQNGFIVEGLEDMNEEYLNALKQTLIIVGDTELLSIPPLLTVYDQAPTLNSKITALAIMQDEIGHAHIAYRLLKDLGEDVDDLLYNREPHRWKNPYAFDFELSNWIEFGVFNAFFDRAGYTLLGDAFEHTSYGPWKRALVKVDKEELFHLRNGEIIMRTAMQDPKLREEVQKAVDWMFLMALEFFGVEDRLKSRSTQLEYRLKGRTNDELRQKWLSTAVPFCESIGVKVPAHYDEQQQKYVLDVPFPCKFDPVNKKWLFDQPDTWENVIKRFKQRGPKNKQFVERVQRGVKELEQLRKEVV
- a CDS encoding Phenylacetic acid catabolic protein, whose translation is MSKMKLGVHSFIELLETIADNKYVLGDRLVEIGVSGPNLEATLAAVAMAQGELGHARLLYNWCFDLRGVKGKKADILRQTGKAFRGVVNVHNWISLIAALYTVNTAIHIVLQSALESNHSKAASRVQKLIREQKDHIIYAKNWAKQLLHDQGIVPHRFRESLNGVVDEAYAWLAEIEKKQELQMEGYLPKDVKLTEKFKEQWKELNNEHLVHTK
- a CDS encoding MBL fold metallo-hydrolase, with the translated sequence MLNIEQIEENLFRIPIPVPFPMKYVYCYLFQEVDGWNLVDVGFHYPDAVDAWKQVFKQLSVNPKHVRSIYLTHFHPDHFGLAGWMQELTGARTFISKEDYLMVERVWGQNSRQASLVGAVCRQNGVPDILAIQIEENMKKLSKHVTPLPSLTVLEEKEVTLGGKSWRVIPVPGHSDGLVNFYQPEQQLLLAADHVLDKITPNISLWPGCSPNPLKNYFSSLSKIDELDIQLALPAHGAVIHQLQKRISEIRRHHEKRLNQMFSLAKDGQTAYEIASKVFRHKELSPHQWRFAIAETLAHLEYLVSIGQLIKMERNGIVFYQQANEKGA
- a CDS encoding enoyl-CoA hydratase/isomerase family protein, whose translation is MSVETIAKKKNLTVVKENGIAEIHLHINKTNAYSLEFYQEFNAVIDDIRFDPDIKVVVLMSDVPKFFSAGADINFLKTADPRFKTQFCLFCNETLDKIARSPQVYIACLEGHTVGGGLEMALACDLRFMGDEAGKIGLPEVSLGVLAGTGGTQRLARLIGYSRALDMNITGETITPQEALEIGLVNKVFPQAETREKTLEYARKIANSATYAVSNIKLAIMNGKEMPLNVAIRYEGELQNLLFRSEDAKEGLSAFLEKRKPNWQGI
- a CDS encoding metal-sulfur cluster assembly factor — its product is MEKVSTDMQKYWEALKEVMDPEFPISIVDMGLIYDIKKNGGEIDITMTYTAVSCACMEWIESDIKKRLLEEEEIKTVNIRVVWDPPWTVDRLSPEGREKLRYWGVSAR
- a CDS encoding enoyl-CoA hydratase/isomerase family protein; translation: MPEAVAVEKKNLTVIKENGIAEIHLHINKTNAYSLEFYQEFNAVIDDIRFDPDIKVVVLMSDVPKFFSVGADINFLKAADPHFKTQFCLFCNETLDKIARSPQVYIACLEGHTVGGGLEMALACDLRFMGDEAGKIGLPEVSLGVLAGTGGTQRLARLIGYSRALDMNITGETITPQEALEIGLVNKVFPQAETREKTLEYARKIANSATYAVSNIKLAIMNGKDMPLNVAIRYEGELQNLLFRSEDAKEGLSAFLEKRKPNWQGI
- a CDS encoding 3-hydroxyacyl-CoA dehydrogenase NAD-binding domain-containing protein produces the protein MFLKLDEICSGNAILVTNTSSFSVTDIASVTNTPEQIAGLHFFNPVPLMSLVEVVRGMRTSEKIVNVLYQLLHRCKKNRSRVKTRQDLSPTELPAPFITKR
- a CDS encoding enoyl-CoA hydratase-related protein, encoding MALACNFRVMEEDAIIGLTEVSWGIVPGAGGTQRLSQLVGAGKAKQLIFTAEKLNGKKHMKSD
- a CDS encoding formate/nitrite transporter family protein, which encodes MEAVQKCKELALKKRTILERSLIQYMMRAALAGVYIGFALVLCFRVGEFFREANSPATYLVSGIFFGIALVLIMYGEAELFTGNTMYFTISTLQKETTIKDMLRNWLACYSGNLLGAVFFAFLISQSGVFDHISQDHLLFVVAEKKMHATTVQLFFKGILCNWLVCLAIFIPMQMKEDMAKIFSMILIVFIFFASGYEHSIANFVLFSIALAVPHPATINIAGVVHNIIPVTLGNIVGGALFMGALYTYLTSQNDVQVSVKQSVGYLFHNKKKILNK